One part of the uncultured Bacteroides sp. genome encodes these proteins:
- a CDS encoding histidine kinase, with the protein MINTEKKQQILENFIYVVIWLILLIVPFIDDIYKQNSSFSWLDIFHTWEGMIPFLLIFLVNNYLLMPLLFFKKKWWLYLASVVVTICLATSFSPNGFFNPHKGPEPWTRNEWKSGPPLPHDNKFKPMDSMGDKAVQPVPQNIPGDKDKKGPFGPHQKSFLRMPFVGFFMNNFIIAILIVGFNIAIKLLFQSIRDAHRLKELEKHNLETELAYLKHQINPHFFMNTLNNIHALIDIDTEKAKETVIGLSKMMRYVLYDSSQPTISLEKEVFFIQNYIELMKLRYTEKVNIKLYLPEVIPSVQIPPLLFISFLENAFKHGISYRKDSYINFSLQVNERDIECLVTNSNCDHISHDNEQGIGLENVRKRLNLLYPDNYTLKIDSTVDEFSVLLIIPLL; encoded by the coding sequence ATGATTAACACAGAAAAGAAACAGCAGATTTTAGAGAATTTTATCTATGTAGTTATTTGGTTGATTTTGCTTATAGTACCATTTATTGATGATATTTATAAACAAAATTCATCATTTAGCTGGCTTGATATATTTCACACTTGGGAGGGGATGATTCCTTTCCTTCTAATTTTTCTTGTAAATAACTACCTGCTCATGCCACTACTGTTTTTTAAAAAGAAATGGTGGCTTTATCTTGCTTCGGTAGTTGTTACTATTTGTCTGGCAACATCTTTTTCGCCTAATGGCTTTTTTAATCCTCATAAAGGTCCGGAACCATGGACTAGAAACGAATGGAAATCGGGACCGCCGCTTCCTCATGATAATAAATTTAAGCCAATGGACTCTATGGGTGATAAAGCTGTACAGCCAGTTCCCCAGAATATTCCAGGAGATAAAGATAAAAAGGGACCTTTTGGCCCTCATCAGAAAAGTTTTTTGCGTATGCCTTTCGTGGGCTTTTTTATGAATAATTTTATAATAGCAATTCTTATTGTTGGATTTAATATTGCTATAAAATTACTATTCCAGTCAATCAGGGATGCCCATAGATTGAAGGAGCTCGAAAAGCACAACCTGGAAACAGAACTGGCTTATCTAAAGCATCAAATAAACCCTCATTTTTTCATGAATACACTTAATAATATTCATGCATTGATAGATATTGATACGGAAAAGGCTAAGGAAACGGTGATAGGGCTCTCTAAAATGATGAGGTATGTTTTGTATGATTCCAGTCAGCCAACTATCAGCCTTGAGAAAGAAGTATTTTTTATTCAGAATTATATTGAGCTGATGAAGCTTAGATATACAGAAAAGGTAAACATTAAACTTTATCTTCCGGAAGTAATCCCGTCAGTTCAGATTCCTCCGTTGCTGTTTATTTCATTTCTTGAAAATGCATTTAAACACGGTATCAGTTATCGGAAGGATTCATATATTAACTTTAGTCTTCAGGTTAATGAGAGAGATATTGAATGCTTAGTGACAAACAGTAACTGCGATCATATCTCTCATGACAATGAACAAGGTATAGGTTTGGAAAACGTGAGAAAGCGTTTGAATCTGCTGTATCCTGACAATTATACATTGAAGATAGACTCGACTGTTGACGAATTTAGTGTATTACTAATTATACCATTATTATGA
- a CDS encoding LytTR family DNA-binding domain-containing protein — MIRCIAVDDEPLALTQIANYINKVPFLELIKSCSSAYEAMEAISNDNIDLMFVDINMPDLNGLDFVRSLVNKPLIVFTTAYSEYAIEGFKVDALDYLLKPFSYNDFLKSVNKVKQQHELLMLSHKQMDDDKHLFVKTEYRIVRLDVDSIIYIESMSEYVRIHLVQEKPIMSLLSMKIMEERLPAGKFMRVHRSYIINLQKIIEISKGRIIMEGQVYIPIGEQYKDAFNQYMGKNFLGK; from the coding sequence ATGATAAGATGTATTGCTGTTGATGATGAACCACTGGCGCTTACACAAATTGCTAATTACATAAATAAAGTACCGTTTCTTGAACTCATAAAATCTTGTAGTAGTGCTTATGAAGCAATGGAGGCAATCTCAAATGATAATATTGACTTAATGTTTGTTGATATTAATATGCCCGATTTAAACGGGCTTGATTTTGTGCGTTCTTTGGTAAACAAACCCCTGATTGTTTTTACTACTGCTTATTCTGAGTATGCTATTGAAGGCTTTAAAGTAGATGCCCTGGATTATTTATTGAAACCTTTCAGTTATAACGATTTTCTTAAATCGGTCAATAAAGTAAAGCAGCAGCACGAACTGCTTATGTTATCGCATAAACAAATGGATGATGACAAACATCTGTTTGTTAAAACAGAATATAGAATAGTAAGATTGGATGTAGATTCTATCATCTATATTGAAAGTATGAGTGAGTATGTACGTATTCATCTTGTTCAGGAAAAGCCTATAATGTCTCTTTTAAGCATGAAAATAATGGAAGAACGATTACCTGCAGGTAAGTTTATGAGAGTGCATCGTTCATACATTATTAATTTGCAGAAAATTATAGAAATATCCAAAGGAAGGATTATAATGGAAGGGCAGGTTTACATCCCTATTGGCGAACAATATAAAGATGCTTTTAACCAATATATGGGAAAGAATTTTCTAGGAAAATAA
- a CDS encoding glutamine synthetase III, with the protein MSDLRFRVVETAFKKKAIEVPTPEERPSEYFGKYVFNKAKMFKYLPTKVYQSLMDAMDNGTPLNRDIANAVAAGMQKWAIEMGATHYTHWFHPLTEGTAEKHDAFVEHDGKGGMIEEFSGKLLIQQEPDASSFPSGGIRNTFEARGYSAWDPSSPAFIVGDTLCIPTIFIAYTGESLDYKAPLLKALQAVNKAAVDVVRYFNPEVKKVICNLGWEQEYFLVDEGLYAARPDLLLTGRTLMGHESSKNQQLEDHYFGAIPTRVAAFMTDLEIESLKLGIPVKTRHNEVAPNQFELAPIFEECNLANDHNLLVMALMRKLARRHGFRVLLHEKPFKGINGSGKHNNWSLGTDTGILLLGPGKTSEENLRFVTFVANVLMAVYRHNGLLKASISSATNAHRLGANEAPPAIISSFLGKQLSQVLKHLAESTKDDLVSLSGKQGMKLDIPQIPELLIDNTDRNRTSPFAFTGNRFEFRAVGSEANCASAMIALNAAVAEQLVVFKKEVDALIEKGEPKISAILEVVRKYIIESKAIHFDGNGYSDEWKEEALKRGLDCETSVPVIFDNYLNESSIKMFETTGVMTKVELEARNEVKWETYTKKIQIEARVLGDLAMNHIIPMATKYQSQLIDNVYKMKDLFPGEKANTLSTKNLEIIEDIAKRTIFIKEKVDEMIETRKVANIIEEEREKAIAYHDKIVPMLEEIRYHIDKLELIVDDQLWTLPKYRELLFIR; encoded by the coding sequence ATGTCAGATCTAAGATTCAGAGTAGTAGAGACAGCTTTTAAAAAGAAAGCTATAGAAGTTCCAACTCCAGAGGAGAGACCTTCTGAATATTTTGGTAAGTATGTGTTTAACAAAGCAAAAATGTTTAAGTATCTTCCAACCAAGGTATACCAGTCATTGATGGATGCAATGGATAATGGTACTCCACTAAACCGGGATATTGCTAATGCTGTTGCTGCAGGAATGCAAAAATGGGCAATCGAAATGGGAGCTACACACTATACTCACTGGTTTCATCCATTAACAGAAGGAACTGCTGAAAAGCACGACGCTTTCGTTGAACACGATGGAAAAGGTGGTATGATTGAAGAATTTAGCGGCAAACTACTTATTCAACAAGAACCAGATGCTTCCAGCTTCCCAAGCGGTGGTATCCGTAACACATTCGAAGCTCGTGGATATTCAGCATGGGATCCTTCATCTCCTGCATTTATCGTTGGCGACACATTGTGTATCCCTACAATCTTCATCGCATACACTGGCGAATCATTAGACTACAAAGCTCCTCTTTTAAAAGCTTTGCAAGCAGTAAACAAAGCTGCTGTAGATGTAGTTCGTTACTTCAACCCTGAAGTAAAAAAAGTAATTTGTAATTTAGGCTGGGAACAAGAATATTTCCTTGTAGACGAAGGTCTTTATGCAGCTCGTCCAGACTTACTTTTAACTGGTCGTACTTTGATGGGACACGAAAGTTCTAAGAACCAACAGTTGGAAGATCACTACTTCGGTGCAATTCCTACTCGTGTTGCAGCTTTCATGACAGACCTTGAAATTGAAAGTTTAAAACTTGGTATTCCTGTTAAGACTCGTCACAACGAAGTTGCACCAAACCAGTTTGAGCTTGCTCCTATCTTCGAAGAATGTAACTTGGCAAATGACCATAACTTGCTAGTAATGGCTTTGATGCGTAAATTGGCTCGTCGCCACGGATTCCGTGTTCTATTACACGAAAAACCATTCAAAGGCATTAACGGATCTGGTAAACACAATAACTGGTCACTTGGTACAGATACTGGTATCTTATTATTAGGACCAGGTAAAACATCTGAAGAAAATCTTCGTTTTGTTACTTTCGTAGCAAACGTATTAATGGCAGTATATCGTCATAACGGATTATTGAAAGCTAGTATTTCTTCAGCAACTAACGCTCACCGTTTAGGAGCAAATGAAGCACCTCCAGCAATTATTTCTTCATTCTTAGGAAAACAATTGTCTCAGGTTCTGAAACATTTAGCTGAAAGTACTAAAGACGATTTAGTAAGCCTTAGCGGCAAACAAGGTATGAAGTTGGATATTCCACAGATTCCTGAATTGCTGATTGACAATACAGACCGTAACCGTACTTCTCCTTTCGCCTTTACAGGTAACCGTTTCGAGTTCCGTGCTGTTGGTTCTGAAGCAAACTGTGCATCTGCAATGATTGCACTTAATGCTGCTGTTGCTGAACAATTAGTTGTTTTCAAAAAAGAAGTTGATGCTCTTATTGAAAAAGGTGAGCCTAAGATTTCTGCTATTCTTGAAGTAGTTCGTAAATATATTATTGAAAGTAAAGCAATCCACTTCGATGGAAATGGTTACAGCGACGAATGGAAAGAAGAAGCATTGAAACGTGGTTTGGACTGCGAAACAAGCGTTCCAGTTATCTTTGACAATTACCTGAATGAAAGTAGCATTAAAATGTTCGAAACAACAGGTGTAATGACTAAAGTTGAATTGGAAGCACGTAATGAAGTTAAATGGGAAACTTACACTAAGAAGATTCAAATTGAAGCTCGTGTGTTAGGTGACTTAGCCATGAACCACATTATTCCAATGGCAACAAAATATCAGTCACAACTGATTGACAATGTATATAAAATGAAAGACTTGTTCCCTGGAGAAAAAGCTAATACACTTTCTACTAAGAACCTTGAAATCATTGAAGACATTGCTAAGAGAACAATCTTCATCAAAGAAAAAGTTGATGAAATGATTGAAACTCGTAAGGTGGCTAATATTATCGAAGAAGAACGTGAAAAAGCTATTGCATACCACGATAAAATCGTTCCTATGCTAGAAGAAATCCGTTACCATATTGACAAATTAGAATTAATAGTCGATGACCAATTATGGACATTGCCTAAATATAGAGAATTGTTATTCATTAGATAA
- a CDS encoding LL-diaminopimelate aminotransferase, with protein sequence MALVNENFLKLPGSYLFSDIAKKVNTFKVTHPKQDVIRLGIGDVTQPLPPAVIKAMHNAVEEMASKDTFRGYGPEQGYNFLIETIIKNDYATRGISLDPSEVFINDGAKSDTGNIGDILRHDNSVGITDPVYPVYIDSNVMAGRAGDLIDGKWSNLVYIPCLSENNFIPQIPDRRIDMLYLCYPNNPTGTTLTKEELKKWVNYALENDTLILYDAAYEAYIQEPDVPHSIYEIKGAKKVAIEFRSFSKTAGFTGVRCGYTVVPKELNAITLEGEKVSLNKLWNRRQCTKFNGTSYITQRAAEAIYTPEGKEQIKEIISYYMNNAKIMKEGIESTGLKVFGGVNAPYLWVKTPNGMPSWKFFEQLLYEANIVGTPGVGFGPSGEGYIRLTAFGAREDCVEAMRRLKNWIK encoded by the coding sequence ATGGCGTTAGTAAATGAAAATTTTTTAAAACTACCGGGTAGTTATCTTTTCTCGGATATTGCTAAGAAAGTAAATACATTTAAAGTAACTCACCCTAAACAAGATGTAATCCGTCTTGGAATCGGAGATGTAACTCAACCATTGCCTCCAGCAGTAATAAAGGCTATGCATAATGCTGTAGAAGAGATGGCTTCAAAAGACACTTTTCGTGGATACGGACCTGAGCAGGGCTATAATTTCTTAATTGAAACAATTATTAAGAACGATTATGCAACCAGAGGTATCAGTCTAGACCCAAGCGAAGTATTCATTAATGATGGAGCAAAAAGTGATACCGGAAACATTGGAGATATTCTTCGCCACGATAATAGTGTTGGTATAACCGATCCTGTTTATCCTGTATACATTGATTCAAATGTTATGGCTGGCCGTGCAGGAGACTTAATTGATGGAAAATGGAGCAATTTGGTTTATATTCCTTGCTTGAGCGAGAATAATTTCATTCCACAAATTCCTGACAGAAGAATTGATATGCTATATCTATGCTATCCAAATAACCCAACAGGAACTACTCTTACTAAAGAGGAATTAAAAAAATGGGTTAATTATGCATTGGAAAATGACACATTGATTTTGTATGATGCTGCTTACGAAGCATATATTCAGGAACCAGATGTTCCACATTCAATTTACGAAATTAAAGGTGCAAAGAAAGTTGCAATAGAATTCAGAAGCTTTTCTAAAACAGCCGGATTTACTGGTGTAAGATGTGGATATACCGTTGTTCCAAAAGAATTGAACGCAATAACACTAGAGGGTGAGAAGGTTTCTTTAAACAAATTATGGAACAGACGTCAGTGTACTAAGTTTAACGGAACATCCTATATAACTCAAAGAGCCGCTGAAGCTATATATACTCCAGAAGGCAAAGAACAAATTAAGGAAATAATCAGTTATTATATGAACAATGCCAAAATAATGAAAGAAGGCATTGAATCAACAGGATTAAAAGTATTTGGAGGTGTAAATGCTCCATATCTCTGGGTTAAAACACCAAATGGAATGCCTTCATGGAAGTTCTTCGAACAGTTATTATATGAAGCAAATATCGTTGGAACTCCAGGAGTTGGATTTGGACCAAGTGGAGAAGGTTATATTCGCTTAACAGCTTTTGGTGCACGCGAAGATTGCGTAGAAGCAATGAGAAGATTAAAAAATTGGATAAAATAA
- the dapF gene encoding diaminopimelate epimerase, which yields MTNLIKFTKMHGAGNDYIYVNTLKYTIEHPEDLAIKWSKYHTGIGSDGLVLIGKSPIADFSMRIFNADGSEAMMCGNASRCIGKYLYDNKITDKEDITLDTLSGIKHLHLAVSGDKVSKVTVDMGSPKLEEVLVNGNSENLVSAEITVNNQTYKATAISMGNPHLVIYIDDIEKIDLPVIGPILERHPFFPNRVNVEFAQKIDNKTVRMRVWERGSGITMACGTGACATAVAGSIIGQTERDVEIIMDGGSLNIKWDEQTDRVYMTGDAVTVFEGEIAL from the coding sequence ATGACAAACCTAATTAAATTTACCAAGATGCACGGTGCGGGTAATGACTACATATATGTCAATACATTAAAATACACCATTGAACATCCTGAAGATTTAGCAATAAAATGGAGTAAGTACCATACAGGTATTGGATCTGACGGATTGGTTCTTATCGGAAAATCTCCAATTGCAGATTTCAGCATGCGCATCTTTAATGCAGACGGTTCTGAAGCCATGATGTGTGGAAATGCATCCCGATGTATTGGTAAATATCTATATGATAATAAAATAACAGATAAAGAAGACATTACTCTCGACACTCTTTCAGGAATTAAGCATTTGCATCTTGCTGTATCCGGAGATAAAGTATCAAAAGTTACTGTTGACATGGGATCTCCTAAATTAGAAGAAGTTTTAGTTAATGGAAATTCGGAGAATTTGGTTTCAGCTGAAATTACTGTAAATAACCAAACATACAAAGCAACTGCTATTTCAATGGGAAATCCTCATTTAGTAATCTACATTGATGATATTGAAAAAATAGATCTTCCTGTTATTGGACCAATTTTGGAACGTCACCCATTTTTCCCAAATAGAGTAAATGTAGAATTTGCTCAGAAGATAGATAATAAAACTGTAAGAATGAGAGTTTGGGAACGTGGTTCCGGAATTACCATGGCATGCGGAACTGGTGCATGTGCAACAGCCGTTGCCGGTTCTATTATAGGGCAGACTGAACGTGATGTTGAGATCATTATGGATGGAGGTAGCCTGAACATAAAATGGGACGAACAAACTGACAGAGTTTATATGACAGGTGATGCTGTCACTGTTTTCGAAGGCGAAATAGCTCTTTAA
- a CDS encoding glycerophosphodiester phosphodiesterase family protein, with protein MKFKELILLGILLSTFGTVSAKTKVIAHRGFWNTEGSAQNSIAALTKANEIKVYGSEFDVWLSSDGIPVINHNATTDDHHLLIEKTPIAELKKEKLANGEYLPTLEEYLLKGKQCKNIKLIVELKPHSSKEREDSLTTIVLDMVKKLKLKKKVEYISFSLNTVKEIIRLNPKAKVSYLTADLPPKELKKIGCVGLDYNLNAMIKNENWFSEAKKVGIKINVWTVNKEEDMHYLIKKGADFITTNEPQLAKELTNNK; from the coding sequence ATGAAATTTAAAGAACTTATTTTATTAGGGATTCTCCTCTCTACATTTGGAACAGTAAGTGCTAAGACAAAAGTGATAGCCCACCGAGGATTCTGGAACACTGAAGGTTCTGCACAAAATTCAATTGCGGCATTGACCAAGGCAAACGAAATCAAGGTTTACGGATCAGAATTTGATGTTTGGCTATCTTCTGATGGAATTCCAGTTATCAACCATAATGCTACAACTGACGACCATCATCTTTTAATTGAAAAAACTCCGATTGCAGAGCTTAAAAAAGAGAAATTGGCAAATGGAGAATATTTGCCGACTCTTGAAGAGTATCTTTTAAAAGGGAAACAATGCAAAAACATAAAATTGATTGTTGAATTAAAACCGCATAGTAGTAAAGAAAGAGAAGATTCACTTACTACAATAGTGCTAGATATGGTCAAAAAACTGAAGTTAAAAAAGAAAGTTGAATATATTTCTTTCAGTTTGAATACAGTAAAAGAAATAATTCGCTTAAATCCTAAAGCAAAGGTTTCATACTTAACAGCAGATCTTCCACCCAAAGAACTTAAAAAAATTGGCTGTGTAGGTTTAGATTATAATCTGAATGCAATGATAAAAAACGAAAATTGGTTTTCTGAAGCAAAAAAAGTTGGGATAAAAATCAATGTATGGACAGTAAACAAAGAAGAGGATATGCATTATCTTATAAAAAAAGGTGCTGATTTCATTACAACTAACGAACCTCAGTTAGCTAAAGAGTTAACGAATAACAAATAG
- the asnB gene encoding asparagine synthase B gives MCGIVGIFNIQTQSEILRAKALKMAQKIRHRGPDWSGIYCNGSAILAHERLSIVDPQSGGQPLYSSDGKVVLAVNGEIYNHRDIRKEFEGEYQFQTGSDCEVILALYRKKGINFLEDLSGIFAFALYDSEKDEYLIARDPIGVIPLYIGHDKDGKLYIASELKALEGFCDSYEPFLPGHYYYSKEGVMKRWYTRDWMEYDAVKNNNAYSTDVHDSLEDAVQRQLMSDVPYGVLLSGGLDSSVISAVAKKYAAKRVETDGKSEAWWPQLHSFAVGLKDAPDLIKAREVANHIGTIHHEINYTVQEGLDAIRDVIYFIETYDVTTVRASTPMYLLARVIKSMGIKMVLSGEGADEIFGGYLYFHKAPNAKAFHEETVRKISKLHLYDCLRANKSLSAWGVEGRVPFLDKEFLDVAMRLNPEAKMAPGKTIEKKILREAFADMLPASVAWRQKEQFSDGVGYNWIDSLKALTSERVSDEEMAHAAERFPINPPMNKEEYYYRSIFEEHFPSESASKCVPSVPSVACSTPEALAWDESFKNMNDPSGRAVKGVHDESY, from the coding sequence ATGTGTGGAATTGTAGGAATATTCAATATACAAACGCAGAGCGAGATATTACGTGCTAAAGCCTTAAAAATGGCTCAGAAAATTCGCCATCGAGGTCCCGACTGGAGTGGCATTTATTGCAATGGCTCAGCTATTCTGGCTCATGAACGCCTTTCTATCGTTGACCCCCAATCCGGAGGTCAGCCATTATATTCTTCAGATGGTAAGGTTGTACTTGCAGTAAATGGAGAAATATATAATCATCGTGATATTCGCAAAGAGTTTGAAGGAGAATACCAATTCCAGACAGGTTCCGACTGCGAAGTAATTTTAGCTCTCTATCGCAAAAAGGGAATTAATTTCCTCGAAGACCTAAGCGGTATATTTGCTTTTGCATTATATGATTCTGAAAAAGACGAATATCTTATTGCACGTGATCCCATTGGAGTAATTCCATTGTATATTGGTCACGACAAAGATGGAAAACTTTATATTGCAAGTGAGCTTAAAGCTCTCGAAGGCTTCTGCGATAGTTATGAGCCTTTCCTTCCAGGACACTATTATTACAGCAAAGAAGGTGTAATGAAACGTTGGTATACTCGCGACTGGATGGAATATGATGCAGTTAAGAACAACAATGCATATAGCACGGATGTACATGATTCTCTTGAAGATGCTGTACAACGTCAGCTAATGAGTGATGTACCTTACGGCGTTCTACTTTCCGGTGGCTTGGACTCATCAGTAATTTCTGCCGTTGCAAAGAAATATGCAGCTAAACGAGTGGAAACTGATGGCAAATCAGAAGCATGGTGGCCACAACTTCACTCCTTTGCCGTTGGGTTGAAAGATGCTCCGGACTTGATTAAAGCAAGAGAGGTTGCAAACCATATCGGAACTATCCACCATGAAATTAATTATACCGTACAAGAAGGGCTGGATGCTATCAGAGATGTAATCTACTTCATCGAGACTTACGATGTAACAACAGTAAGAGCCTCTACCCCGATGTACTTGCTTGCCCGCGTTATTAAATCCATGGGTATAAAAATGGTTCTTTCTGGCGAAGGAGCCGATGAAATATTTGGCGGTTACCTTTATTTTCATAAAGCACCAAATGCAAAAGCATTCCATGAAGAAACAGTGCGAAAAATAAGCAAGTTGCATTTGTACGATTGTCTTCGAGCAAACAAATCTCTGTCTGCATGGGGTGTTGAAGGAAGAGTTCCTTTCCTTGATAAAGAATTTCTGGATGTTGCTATGAGACTAAATCCTGAAGCTAAGATGGCACCGGGAAAAACTATTGAGAAGAAGATTTTGCGTGAAGCTTTTGCCGACATGTTGCCAGCAAGTGTAGCATGGAGACAAAAGGAGCAATTTAGTGATGGTGTGGGATATAACTGGATTGATTCACTGAAAGCTTTAACTTCAGAACGTGTAAGTGATGAAGAGATGGCTCATGCAGCAGAACGTTTCCCTATAAATCCACCAATGAATAAGGAAGAATATTATTATAGAAGTATTTTTGAAGAGCACTTCCCAAGCGAAAGTGCATCTAAATGCGTACCATCGGTTCCATCTGTTGCATGTAGCACACCTGAAGCCTTAGCATGGGATGAATCATTCAAAAATATGAATGACCCAAGTGGACGTGCAGTAAAGGGCGTACACGACGAAAGTTATTAA
- a CDS encoding glutamate synthase subunit beta, whose product MGNPKAFLTIHRQEAGYRPLHERVSDFGEVEQTLNSHDRKLQASRCMDCGTPFCHWACPIGNLQPEWQDLLYKGKWKEAYEVLENTCDFPEFTGRICPALCEKSCVLKLSTDEPVTIRENEAAIVEAAFREGYITPKHPVRNGKKVAVIGSGPAGLVVANQLNRKGYEVTVYEKHEDVGGLLRYGIPNFKLNKNIIERRVDLLKQEGVKFVTSTEIGKDISAKDLVDSNDAVCVCIGAEVPRDLPIEGRNLKGVHFALELLSQQNRILAGHNFDKDELINAKGKKVLIIGGGDTGSDCIGTSNRHGAVSVNQIEILPKPPVHDNPDTPWPMYPQVLKTTSSHEEGCTRRWNINSCRFIGENGQLKAVEIEEVSWEKGESGRMAMIPSGKKEIVEADLVFLAMGFIHPTQEGIIEQLGLAVDNRKNIAIDSHAAASTAKVFAAGDAATGASLVVRAMAGGRKAASEIDAFLSNK is encoded by the coding sequence ATGGGAAATCCAAAAGCATTCTTAACAATACATAGACAAGAGGCCGGATACAGACCTCTTCACGAACGTGTTTCTGACTTCGGTGAAGTAGAACAGACACTTAACAGCCATGACCGCAAATTACAAGCATCACGTTGTATGGATTGCGGCACTCCATTCTGCCATTGGGCATGTCCTATCGGAAACCTTCAGCCAGAATGGCAAGATCTTCTTTACAAAGGAAAATGGAAAGAAGCTTATGAAGTTTTGGAAAACACTTGTGACTTTCCTGAATTCACCGGTCGCATCTGCCCTGCCTTATGCGAAAAGAGTTGCGTATTGAAACTTTCTACTGACGAGCCTGTAACTATACGCGAAAACGAAGCTGCAATTGTTGAAGCTGCCTTCCGCGAAGGTTATATTACACCAAAGCACCCGGTTAGAAATGGAAAGAAAGTAGCAGTGATAGGTTCTGGTCCTGCCGGATTGGTTGTTGCAAACCAGCTAAACCGTAAAGGATACGAAGTTACTGTTTACGAAAAACATGAAGATGTGGGTGGTTTACTTCGTTATGGTATTCCAAACTTCAAGCTAAATAAAAATATTATAGAACGTCGCGTTGATCTGCTTAAACAAGAAGGCGTTAAATTTGTTACTTCTACAGAAATTGGCAAAGACATTTCAGCTAAAGATTTGGTTGATTCAAACGATGCAGTATGCGTTTGTATCGGTGCGGAAGTTCCAAGAGACCTTCCAATCGAAGGACGTAACCTGAAAGGTGTACACTTTGCATTAGAATTACTGAGTCAGCAAAACAGAATTTTAGCCGGACATAATTTTGATAAAGATGAATTAATAAATGCCAAAGGTAAAAAGGTCTTGATTATTGGTGGTGGTGATACAGGATCTGACTGTATCGGAACATCAAATCGTCATGGAGCAGTAAGCGTTAATCAGATTGAAATTCTGCCTAAACCTCCTGTACATGATAATCCTGATACTCCATGGCCTATGTATCCTCAGGTTCTGAAAACAACAAGCTCTCACGAAGAAGGTTGTACACGCCGCTGGAACATTAATTCATGCCGTTTCATTGGAGAAAACGGGCAACTAAAAGCTGTTGAGATAGAAGAAGTATCCTGGGAAAAAGGAGAAAGCGGACGTATGGCTATGATTCCTTCTGGTAAGAAAGAAATTGTTGAAGCCGATCTTGTATTCCTTGCAATGGGATTTATACATCCTACTCAGGAAGGCATTATTGAACAATTAGGACTTGCAGTAGATAATCGCAAGAATATTGCAATTGATTCACATGCCGCTGCATCAACAGCTAAAGTTTTTGCTGCCGGAGATGCTGCAACAGGAGCTAGCCTTGTTGTAAGAGCAATGGCAGGCGGAAGAAAAGCTGCTTCAGAGATTGATGCTTTTTTAAGTAACAAATAA